From a region of the Pontixanthobacter gangjinensis genome:
- a CDS encoding SPFH domain-containing protein: MIEGILLILLVMLVVAVMFSTVRVVKQGFVYTIERLGKFTKAAEPGLHILIPFIDRIGHKINMMEQVLDIPGQEIITADNAMVGVDAVVFFQVLEADKAAYEVSNLYGAIMAITTTNLRTVMGSMDLDETLSKRDEINARLLSVVDQATSPWGLKITRVEIKDIRPPLDISEAMARQMKAERLKRAEILEAEGDRASNILRAEGDKQSAILTAEGQKEAAFRDAEARERLAEAEAKATQMVSDAISESGNAAINYFIAQEYTKAIGKFADSPNAKTILFPVEATQLIGSLGGIGELVKDAIGNGGGNPVPPSTTSQPRSSVPRTTPRSS, encoded by the coding sequence ATGATTGAAGGCATTCTGCTGATTTTGTTGGTGATGCTGGTTGTCGCGGTGATGTTTTCGACCGTCCGCGTGGTTAAGCAAGGCTTTGTCTACACGATCGAACGGTTGGGCAAATTCACCAAGGCGGCCGAGCCGGGTCTGCACATTCTTATCCCGTTTATCGACCGTATCGGCCACAAGATAAACATGATGGAACAGGTGCTCGACATTCCGGGCCAGGAAATCATCACTGCCGATAACGCAATGGTTGGCGTGGATGCGGTGGTCTTCTTCCAAGTTCTGGAAGCTGACAAAGCAGCCTATGAGGTTTCCAATTTGTATGGCGCAATCATGGCGATCACGACCACCAACCTTCGCACGGTGATGGGTTCGATGGATCTGGATGAGACATTGTCGAAGCGTGACGAGATCAACGCACGGCTATTGTCGGTGGTCGATCAGGCGACTTCGCCTTGGGGCCTCAAAATCACCCGCGTGGAAATCAAGGATATTCGCCCGCCGCTCGATATTTCGGAGGCAATGGCGCGTCAGATGAAGGCAGAGCGCCTGAAACGTGCCGAGATCCTCGAAGCCGAGGGCGACCGCGCATCCAACATCTTGCGCGCAGAAGGTGACAAGCAAAGCGCCATCCTTACCGCAGAAGGCCAGAAAGAAGCGGCGTTCCGCGATGCCGAAGCCCGCGAGCGTCTGGCCGAGGCCGAAGCCAAAGCAACGCAGATGGTGTCCGACGCGATTTCCGAAAGCGGTAATGCGGCGATCAATTACTTCATCGCGCAGGAATACACCAAGGCGATTGGCAAATTTGCCGATAGCCCGAATGCCAAGACCATCCTGTTCCCGGTCGAGGCAACCCAACTGATCGGTTCGCTGGGCGGAATTGGTGAATTGGTTAAAGACGCAATTGGCAATGGCGGCGGTAATCCCGTTCCGCCTTCAACCACCAGCCAGCCTCGCAGCTCGGTGCCCCGTACCACGCCAAGGAGTAGCTGA
- a CDS encoding NfeD family protein gives MQWFQGLDAGWAWLAIGIALAAAELAVPGMYLIWLALAALVTGGLTMVLDLGTAAQVVNFVFLALIIAYSAKRFLRDRPIVSSDPLLNNRGGRMIGQLVTVSIAIQNGEGRVKVGDSEWIARGPDCEAGSRVRIIGAQGATLTVEDPDAAQGAIAQEPEAPPA, from the coding sequence ATGCAGTGGTTTCAAGGACTTGATGCCGGATGGGCATGGCTTGCCATTGGCATAGCGTTGGCGGCGGCTGAACTCGCTGTTCCGGGCATGTATCTGATTTGGCTTGCGCTGGCGGCGCTGGTTACAGGCGGGCTCACCATGGTGCTCGATCTGGGCACGGCAGCGCAGGTGGTCAATTTTGTGTTTCTGGCGCTGATCATTGCCTATTCGGCCAAGCGTTTCTTGCGCGACCGGCCGATTGTCAGTTCCGATCCGCTGCTTAACAATCGCGGTGGCCGGATGATTGGCCAGCTGGTGACGGTGTCGATCGCCATCCAGAACGGGGAAGGGCGCGTCAAAGTTGGCGACAGTGAATGGATTGCGCGCGGACCAGATTGCGAGGCCGGCTCGAGGGTCCGGATAATTGGCGCGCAGGGCGCTACTTTGACGGTTGAGGATCCGGACGCGGCGCAGGGAGCTATTGCTCAGGAACCGGAGGCTCCTCCGGCCTGA